In Desulfosalsimonas propionicica, one DNA window encodes the following:
- the ybgF gene encoding tol-pal system protein YbgF, whose translation MNQTFIRLTGALLFAAVMAAAGCATVSDVQRLQSQISALEKKNRQLNASVGQLMEDRQKQSDLNEMRELFAGQDAEFYELRSELQDLKGSYEETGYQFQRQFDALEEDMGMLDKKLQKHAESLDVHDKRISRLEEFMGMESTARFEALAQSKFPEKTELGKLSKDELYASAKQAYDNGDFQSALQGFELFLEKFSDSDRADNARFWIGEIYFAEQWYERAILEYEKVIKNYPDGNKVAGAYLKQGFSFEKIGENANARLILNELLEKFPDSNEAKIAKKKLANL comes from the coding sequence ATGAACCAGACCTTTATCCGTTTGACGGGTGCCCTGCTGTTTGCTGCGGTTATGGCTGCAGCAGGGTGCGCCACTGTTTCAGATGTCCAACGGCTTCAGTCCCAGATATCCGCCCTGGAAAAAAAGAACCGCCAGCTGAATGCCTCTGTTGGGCAATTGATGGAAGATCGGCAGAAACAGTCTGATTTAAATGAAATGCGGGAGCTTTTTGCCGGCCAGGATGCGGAGTTCTACGAGCTTCGTTCCGAACTTCAGGATCTAAAGGGCAGCTATGAGGAAACCGGCTATCAGTTCCAGCGGCAGTTTGATGCCCTTGAAGAGGACATGGGCATGCTTGACAAAAAACTGCAAAAGCATGCCGAATCCCTTGACGTTCATGATAAGCGGATCTCGCGTCTTGAAGAGTTTATGGGCATGGAGTCAACGGCCCGGTTTGAAGCGCTGGCGCAATCCAAGTTCCCGGAAAAAACCGAGTTGGGCAAGCTTAGCAAGGACGAACTCTATGCATCGGCCAAACAGGCATATGACAACGGGGATTTCCAGTCCGCCCTACAGGGGTTTGAGTTGTTTCTGGAAAAGTTCTCTGATTCTGATCGTGCGGATAATGCCAGATTTTGGATCGGCGAGATTTATTTTGCAGAGCAGTGGTATGAGCGCGCCATTCTGGAATATGAAAAAGTGATCAAGAATTATCCCGACGGCAACAAGGTGGCCGGTGCATATCTCAAACAGGGCTTTTCCTTTGAAAAAATCGGAGAGAATGCCAATGCAAGGCTGATTTTAAATGAGTTGCTTGAAAAGTTCCCGGACAGCAACGAAGCAAAAATTGCCAAAAAGAAGCTTGCAAACCTCTAA
- a CDS encoding crossover junction endodeoxyribonuclease RuvC: MATFLGIDPGLAATGIAVVEGTGMTVARYSYGTIRTEAKALLSERLNAIFEEISTILARVSPDAMLLEDVFSLPRYPKSGISLGQVTGVLMLAGHRAMIPVHAIAVREVKQILTGNGNAGKRQLEATVRRRLEHPEPISPSHASDALALALVGLYRVGPAPAQTGCRTRKKC, translated from the coding sequence ATGGCCACTTTTTTGGGAATAGACCCGGGCCTGGCTGCCACGGGCATTGCCGTGGTGGAAGGAACGGGCATGACGGTTGCCCGTTATTCTTACGGCACGATCCGCACGGAAGCAAAGGCGCTGCTTTCCGAACGGCTCAATGCGATATTTGAAGAGATCTCCACCATTCTGGCCCGGGTCAGCCCCGATGCCATGCTCCTTGAAGATGTATTTTCCCTGCCCAGATATCCCAAGTCGGGTATTTCTCTCGGGCAGGTGACAGGAGTGCTCATGCTGGCCGGGCATCGGGCTATGATTCCTGTGCATGCCATTGCGGTTCGGGAGGTCAAACAGATCCTCACCGGCAACGGCAATGCCGGGAAACGTCAGCTTGAGGCCACGGTCAGACGACGGCTTGAGCATCCGGAACCCATTTCCCCGTCCCATGCCTCAGATGCCCTGGCCCTGGCCCTGGTGGGCCTCTACCGGGTGGGTCCGGCGCCGGCCCAGACGGGCTGCCGGACCCGGAAAAAATGCTGA
- the ruvA gene encoding Holliday junction branch migration protein RuvA — protein sequence MIAYLEGTLLKKEADRILLLAGQVGYEVLVPGFVMDTIASMALGEHLSLYIYYYQTEHQPRPVLIGFQLEAEREFFQAFISVEAIGPMKAVKALTIPVKEIARAIENRDIGPLKRLNGIGERTAHKIIATLQGKMGKFSLIRDLPEAPAVSETESDAAAQVTEVLVEQLGHRPGEAKEMVDAAMHRKPGISTPEELFEEVYRGQVSNGQ from the coding sequence ATGATTGCATACCTGGAAGGAACCCTGTTAAAAAAAGAAGCCGACCGGATTCTGCTGCTGGCCGGCCAGGTGGGCTATGAGGTGCTGGTGCCCGGTTTTGTCATGGATACCATTGCATCCATGGCCCTTGGTGAGCACTTGTCCCTCTATATCTACTACTATCAGACAGAGCATCAGCCCAGGCCTGTGCTCATTGGCTTTCAACTGGAAGCCGAGCGGGAATTTTTCCAGGCCTTTATCAGCGTGGAGGCCATCGGACCCATGAAGGCGGTCAAGGCTCTGACCATACCGGTCAAGGAAATCGCCCGGGCCATTGAAAACCGCGATATCGGGCCCTTGAAGCGCCTAAACGGCATTGGCGAGCGAACTGCCCACAAGATCATTGCCACCTTGCAGGGCAAGATGGGCAAGTTCTCCCTGATCCGGGATTTGCCCGAGGCTCCGGCGGTGTCTGAAACCGAATCGGATGCCGCTGCCCAGGTCACGGAAGTCCTGGTGGAACAGCTCGGACACCGGCCGGGCGAGGCAAAGGAAATGGTGGATGCCGCCATGCATCGCAAACCCGGTATCTCGACTCCTGAGGAGCTGTTTGAAGAGGTTTACAGGGGGCAGGTAAGCAATGGACAGTAA
- the ruvB gene encoding Holliday junction branch migration DNA helicase RuvB: protein MDSNSFSFSSDRQGIVTTQCVPADQEPDIVSLRPERLAEYIGQRETIETLKIAIEAAKLRGEALEHVLFHGPPGLGKTTLAHIIANEMGGRLVVTSGPALEKGGDLIGMLTQLETGDVFFVDEIHRLSKAVEELLYPAMEDYCIDFIFDKGIHARSHRFRLKQFVLVGATTRVGLLSSPLRHRFGIFRSLDFYDKADLIKIAGRSASLLNLEINDQGAGELASRSRGTPRIVNRLLKRVRDYAQVRCDGKITRTAVSDALQLEGVDNLGLTPLDRRYLQTIIEYYKGGPVGIEAIAATLQEETDTLVDVVEPYLLKIGLLMRTSSGRKASSAAFSHLGYPVD from the coding sequence ATGGACAGTAACAGTTTTTCATTTTCCTCGGACCGGCAGGGAATCGTTACCACTCAGTGCGTGCCCGCAGACCAGGAGCCCGACATTGTCTCTCTGCGCCCGGAGCGGCTGGCCGAATACATCGGTCAGCGCGAGACCATTGAAACCTTAAAGATCGCAATCGAGGCGGCAAAGCTGCGGGGTGAAGCCCTGGAGCATGTTTTGTTCCATGGCCCGCCCGGACTTGGCAAAACCACCCTGGCCCACATCATTGCCAATGAAATGGGCGGCCGCCTGGTGGTCACATCCGGGCCGGCCCTGGAAAAGGGCGGGGATTTGATCGGCATGCTCACCCAACTGGAAACCGGGGACGTGTTTTTTGTCGACGAAATCCACCGTCTGTCCAAGGCTGTGGAGGAGTTGCTGTATCCGGCGATGGAGGATTACTGCATTGATTTTATTTTTGACAAAGGGATTCACGCCCGCAGCCACCGGTTTCGCTTAAAACAGTTTGTCCTGGTGGGCGCCACCACGCGAGTGGGGCTTTTGTCATCTCCTTTGCGCCATCGTTTCGGCATTTTCCGGAGCCTTGATTTTTATGACAAGGCCGATCTGATCAAGATTGCGGGCCGGTCGGCCAGCCTGCTGAACCTGGAAATCAATGACCAGGGGGCAGGGGAACTGGCCAGCCGTTCCAGGGGCACCCCCAGGATCGTCAACCGCCTGCTCAAGCGGGTCCGGGATTACGCCCAGGTGCGGTGCGACGGAAAGATCACCCGCACGGCCGTATCAGATGCCCTGCAGCTCGAAGGCGTGGACAACCTCGGCCTGACCCCCCTGGACCGGCGTTATCTGCAAACCATCATCGAATATTACAAGGGCGGGCCTGTGGGCATCGAGGCCATTGCCGCCACGCTCCAGGAGGAAACCGATACTCTGGTGGACGTGGTTGAGCCGTATCTATTGAAAATCGGGCTGCTCATGCGCACTTCATCGGGCAGGAAGGCGTCTTCTGCAGCCTTTTCCCATCTGGGATACCCGGTTGATTGA
- a CDS encoding SAM hydrolase/SAM-dependent halogenase family protein: protein MPVISLLTDFGLSDPYVGIMKAVITSLCPQARVIDISHDVAPQDVYQAAFMLAAAHGFFPHNSVHAVVVDPGVGSSRRSVAVRTSKAVFVAPDNGVLSLVLDDADNADVFLVNNSDLYLHPVSRTFHGRDVFAPVAARLVCGMKPEMLGPEIALQSLVRLELGPAPHMDASGRLTGTVVYADRFGNLVSNIGRSHLEKHFRDLDAVCVQAGNQVISGLSRCYADAAIGRLLAITGSFDRLEISVNQDSAARVLQMAVGDPVYVFVRPDR, encoded by the coding sequence ATGCCTGTTATCTCCCTGCTCACGGATTTCGGCCTAAGCGACCCATACGTGGGCATCATGAAGGCGGTCATCACCTCGCTCTGCCCGCAAGCCCGGGTCATTGATATCTCCCATGATGTGGCGCCTCAGGATGTTTATCAGGCCGCTTTTATGCTGGCTGCCGCCCATGGATTCTTTCCTCACAACAGTGTGCACGCGGTGGTTGTGGATCCGGGCGTGGGCAGCAGCCGGCGTTCTGTGGCGGTGCGCACATCAAAGGCCGTGTTTGTGGCCCCGGATAACGGGGTGTTGAGCCTGGTGCTCGACGATGCTGACAACGCGGATGTTTTCCTTGTCAACAACTCCGATCTTTATCTGCACCCGGTGAGCCGGACTTTTCATGGAAGAGACGTGTTTGCCCCGGTTGCAGCAAGGCTGGTCTGCGGGATGAAACCGGAGATGCTCGGGCCTGAAATTGCACTGCAAAGCCTGGTGCGCCTGGAGTTGGGGCCGGCCCCGCACATGGACGCCAGCGGCCGGCTGACCGGCACTGTTGTGTACGCAGACAGGTTCGGCAATCTCGTGTCCAATATTGGCCGCAGTCATTTGGAAAAACATTTTCGGGACTTGGATGCTGTTTGCGTCCAGGCCGGAAACCAGGTCATCTCAGGTCTGAGCCGCTGCTATGCAGATGCGGCCATAGGCCGCCTGCTGGCCATTACGGGTTCTTTTGACAGGCTGGAGATTTCGGTGAATCAGGACAGCGCAGCCCGGGTGCTGCAGATGGCAGTTGGCGATCCGGTTTATGTGTTTGTCCGGCCGGACCGGTGA
- a CDS encoding class IV adenylate cyclase: protein MTSLEIEVKFYLADPEKIRSRITAAAAETSGRHHEYNVCFDDRQFGLLNRKALLRLRKAGDSTELTYKGPPPEASNSKEFKIFTELEVAVSDFDTTAAILKALGFHAEQIYEKYRQTWTLDNGTLLCIDCMPFGCFLEIEGRAENIKKAAADLGLQWEKRILSNYLAIFDRIRAACGLAFNDVTFAGFRDSNMDFAPLILEFEAGSET, encoded by the coding sequence ATGACTTCCCTGGAAATAGAGGTCAAGTTTTATCTGGCAGATCCGGAAAAAATCCGCTCCCGGATCACGGCCGCAGCCGCCGAAACCAGTGGCCGCCACCACGAATACAATGTCTGCTTCGACGATCGCCAATTCGGTCTGCTCAACCGCAAGGCCCTGCTCCGGCTCAGGAAAGCCGGCGACAGCACAGAACTCACCTATAAGGGCCCGCCCCCGGAAGCCAGCAACAGCAAGGAATTCAAAATCTTTACGGAACTGGAAGTGGCAGTCAGCGATTTTGACACCACTGCCGCCATTCTCAAGGCCCTTGGCTTTCATGCCGAACAAATCTATGAAAAATACCGGCAGACCTGGACCCTGGATAACGGCACCCTGCTGTGCATCGATTGTATGCCCTTTGGCTGTTTTCTGGAAATCGAGGGCCGGGCCGAAAATATCAAAAAGGCCGCGGCCGACCTGGGGCTGCAGTGGGAAAAGCGGATTCTTTCCAACTACCTGGCCATTTTCGATCGCATCCGGGCCGCCTGCGGCCTTGCCTTCAATGACGTGACCTTTGCCGGGTTCAGGGATTCAAACATGGACTTTGCCCCGTTGATCCTGGAATTCGAAGCGGGCTCAGAAACCTGA
- the rplM gene encoding 50S ribosomal protein L13 has product MKKYTKSAKPGEVERKWYVVDAENMVLGRLATEVAARLRGKRNPMYTPHVDCGDFVIVINADKVRLTGRKWQQKTYYRHSGYIGGIKSITAEKLREKRPEDLVRNAVRGMLPKNPLGRDINSKLKVYAGSEHPHHAQQPEPLEI; this is encoded by the coding sequence TTGAAAAAATATACAAAGAGCGCCAAGCCGGGCGAAGTTGAAAGAAAATGGTACGTGGTGGATGCGGAAAACATGGTCCTGGGGCGCCTTGCCACTGAGGTGGCCGCCCGTTTGCGCGGAAAGCGCAATCCCATGTATACCCCCCACGTGGACTGCGGTGATTTTGTTATCGTGATCAATGCCGACAAGGTCCGGCTCACCGGCAGGAAATGGCAGCAGAAGACCTATTATCGTCACAGCGGCTATATCGGCGGCATCAAGTCCATTACCGCGGAAAAGCTCCGGGAAAAACGGCCCGAGGATCTGGTTCGCAATGCCGTGCGCGGCATGCTGCCCAAAAATCCGCTGGGCCGGGACATCAACAGCAAGCTCAAAGTTTATGCCGGAAGCGAACATCCGCATCACGCCCAGCAGCCCGAGCCGCTGGAAATTTAA
- the rpsI gene encoding 30S ribosomal protein S9: MEQQNVFYATGKRKMAVARTWLKPGKGEIIINNKPVEEFFAQDAARQMLMQPFELTNTTGEYDIKVNVRGGGAMGQAGAIRHGITKALFQSNPDFRQMLKKAGLVKRDPRTKERKKYGQRGARARFQFSKR, from the coding sequence ATGGAACAGCAGAACGTTTTTTATGCCACAGGCAAACGGAAAATGGCCGTTGCCCGCACCTGGCTGAAGCCCGGAAAGGGCGAGATCATCATTAACAACAAGCCGGTTGAAGAGTTTTTTGCACAGGACGCTGCCCGCCAGATGCTCATGCAGCCCTTTGAACTCACCAATACCACCGGTGAATACGATATCAAGGTCAACGTTCGCGGCGGCGGCGCCATGGGCCAGGCCGGTGCCATCCGGCACGGAATCACCAAGGCGCTTTTCCAGTCCAACCCGGATTTCCGGCAGATGCTGAAAAAAGCCGGTCTTGTCAAGCGCGACCCCAGAACCAAGGAACGGAAAAAATACGGTCAGCGCGGCGCCCGGGCCCGGTTCCAGTTCTCCAAACGGTAA
- a CDS encoding ABC transporter permease subunit: MERLDYFVKRLLLIIPTFLGITVLCFALIQFVPGGPVEQAIMQMRGMGTGETTSGEGASASISEKQRRQIESYYGFDKPVYARYWNWLIHDKVGMQMHSYRFPEKTAWELIQQRFQVSLVFGVTGFVLSYLVCIPLGIAKALRHNSTFDLASSVAVFVGYAIPPFALGMVLKMLFCGTVDTFWNVFPMAGFHSENYAGLSFFGKIQDVFMHMFLPVLCYVIGNFAILTLLMKNSLIEQISRDYVRTVLAKGGSFGRAVWGHAVRNSLIPIATGISGILTVMFAGSVIIEQVFEIPGMGRLSLESIVGRDYPVFMGILALTSILGLLGNVLADFLYVIIDPRINFRKQ, encoded by the coding sequence ATGGAACGGCTGGATTATTTTGTCAAACGCCTGCTGCTGATCATTCCGACGTTTCTCGGCATTACAGTGCTTTGTTTTGCCCTTATCCAGTTTGTACCCGGCGGCCCCGTGGAGCAGGCCATCATGCAGATGCGGGGCATGGGCACCGGCGAGACCACTTCCGGAGAAGGGGCTTCAGCCAGCATTTCCGAAAAACAACGCAGGCAGATCGAGTCCTATTACGGCTTTGACAAGCCAGTGTATGCACGGTACTGGAACTGGCTGATACATGACAAAGTGGGCATGCAAATGCATTCCTACCGGTTCCCGGAAAAAACCGCCTGGGAGCTGATCCAACAAAGGTTCCAGGTGTCGTTGGTTTTCGGGGTCACCGGGTTTGTGCTGTCCTACCTGGTTTGCATTCCTTTGGGCATTGCCAAGGCCCTGCGGCATAACAGCACATTTGATCTGGCCTCCAGTGTTGCAGTGTTTGTGGGCTATGCCATCCCGCCGTTCGCATTGGGCATGGTGCTGAAAATGCTGTTTTGCGGCACCGTGGATACCTTCTGGAATGTCTTTCCCATGGCCGGGTTTCACTCGGAAAATTACGCCGGTTTAAGTTTTTTCGGCAAAATCCAAGATGTTTTCATGCACATGTTTCTGCCCGTGCTGTGCTATGTCATCGGCAATTTCGCCATTTTGACCCTGCTGATGAAAAATTCGCTTATCGAGCAGATCAGCCGGGATTACGTGCGCACCGTGCTGGCCAAGGGCGGCAGCTTTGGCCGGGCGGTTTGGGGCCATGCGGTGAGAAACTCCCTGATTCCCATTGCCACAGGCATCAGCGGGATTTTAACCGTGATGTTTGCCGGCTCGGTGATCATCGAGCAGGTCTTTGAAATCCCGGGCATGGGCCGGCTGAGTCTGGAATCCATCGTTGGCCGGGATTATCCGGTATTCATGGGCATTCTGGCCCTGACCTCGATTCTTGGGCTTTTGGGAAACGTGCTGGCGGATTTTCTCTACGTGATTATTGATCCGCGGATCAATTTCCGGAAACAGTGA
- a CDS encoding ABC transporter permease subunit yields the protein MILRNPVARKRLARFRTMKRAWISLWLLVILYGASLAAEVLCNATPLYVRFEGRSFFPVFSYYAEDVFTGSGRHTRPDYKALDQSPAFAENDDNFMLFAPHPHGPYQSVDPNSIDVADQVTLRFAPEPRAASADIGSDLEIADSRLLSFFTRTEPDKTPPGRLNDYFDLPEKLIRALARRFANQAAPFVSFALENKHGQTYTGVLAEYEPRNSAPDTVRMLIYEPAMKDARDITVSLTPDLRPAGQWPGLWEKISQAEQEVIKSLAAERFDAPVADYRVVADGRQYIAGFEKEDVRFPYPPVAGHPLGLDAAGRDVLARIVYGMRIAMSFGLLLVGASMSLGVAAGAVQGYYGGKLDITAQRFVEIWNALPFLYVMILMGSIYGRSFELLLVCYGLFNWIGISYYIRAEFLSLRTRPFVEAARCMGVSSRKIIFRHILPNALVPVITFFPFSLVGAIGALAALDYLGFGMPPPTASWGEMLFEAQQYRWAWWLIVYPSIALFAVMLLGVFIGEGVRNAYDPKQYTRME from the coding sequence ATGATTCTCCGAAACCCGGTTGCACGAAAACGCCTGGCGCGCTTCCGGACCATGAAACGGGCCTGGATTTCCCTTTGGCTGCTGGTGATTCTCTACGGTGCAAGCCTTGCAGCCGAAGTTTTGTGCAATGCCACGCCCCTGTATGTCCGATTTGAGGGCCGCTCTTTTTTTCCGGTGTTTTCCTATTATGCCGAAGACGTGTTTACCGGAAGCGGCCGCCATACACGACCGGATTACAAGGCCCTGGACCAATCGCCGGCATTTGCCGAAAATGACGACAATTTCATGCTGTTTGCCCCGCACCCCCACGGCCCCTACCAGAGTGTTGATCCCAACAGCATTGACGTGGCCGATCAGGTCACCCTCCGGTTTGCCCCAGAGCCCAGGGCGGCCAGCGCGGATATCGGCTCGGATCTTGAAATTGCCGACAGCCGCCTGCTATCATTTTTCACCCGAACAGAGCCGGACAAAACACCCCCCGGCCGCCTCAACGATTATTTTGATCTGCCGGAAAAACTGATCCGGGCCCTGGCCAGGCGGTTTGCCAATCAGGCCGCACCCTTTGTCTCCTTTGCCCTGGAAAACAAGCACGGCCAAACCTATACCGGAGTTTTGGCCGAATACGAACCCAGAAACAGCGCCCCGGACACCGTGCGCATGCTGATCTATGAGCCGGCCATGAAAGACGCCCGGGATATAACCGTTTCCCTGACACCGGATTTGCGGCCCGCCGGCCAATGGCCCGGGCTGTGGGAAAAAATCAGCCAGGCCGAGCAGGAAGTGATCAAAAGTCTGGCTGCAGAGCGCTTTGATGCGCCCGTGGCTGATTACCGGGTGGTGGCAGACGGCCGGCAGTACATAGCCGGGTTTGAAAAAGAGGATGTGCGTTTTCCCTATCCGCCGGTGGCCGGCCATCCCCTGGGCTTGGATGCCGCGGGCCGGGATGTGCTGGCAAGGATTGTTTACGGCATGCGCATTGCCATGAGCTTTGGGCTTCTTCTGGTTGGGGCCTCCATGTCCCTGGGGGTGGCCGCCGGCGCGGTCCAGGGCTATTACGGCGGAAAACTCGATATTACGGCCCAGCGGTTTGTGGAGATTTGGAACGCATTGCCGTTTTTATATGTTATGATTCTCATGGGGTCGATCTACGGCAGAAGCTTTGAACTCCTGCTGGTCTGCTACGGCCTGTTTAACTGGATCGGGATATCCTATTACATCCGGGCCGAGTTTCTGAGCCTGAGAACGCGCCCGTTTGTGGAGGCTGCCCGGTGCATGGGGGTTTCGTCCCGAAAAATTATTTTCAGACATATCCTGCCCAATGCCCTGGTGCCGGTGATTACGTTTTTCCCGTTTTCCCTGGTGGGGGCCATCGGTGCACTTGCGGCCCTGGATTACCTGGGCTTCGGCATGCCCCCGCCCACGGCCTCCTGGGGGGAGATGCTGTTTGAGGCCCAGCAGTACAGATGGGCCTGGTGGCTGATTGTCTATCCCTCCATTGCCTTGTTTGCGGTGATGCTGCTGGGGGTGTTTATTGGCGAAGGTGTTCGCAATGCCTATGATCCAAAGCAATATACCAGGATGGAGTGA
- a CDS encoding ABC transporter ATP-binding protein, with product MKALLSVDNLAIEFATDEGVIRAVDGVSFAIRAGESLGLVGESGCGKSVTALGLIRLIASPPGRIVSGSVHFDGRELLQINTRDLRAVRGNEISMIFQEPLSALSPLHRIGRQLTEAIGFHHRMSKKAAREYAVSWLQKVGIPDAQSRMDAYPFQLSGGMQQRVMIAMALMLSPKLVIADEPTTALDVTTQAQIFAKIREMKENRTSLLLITHDMGVVWEMCDRVIVMYASRIVETADIETLFAAPAHPYTRGLMAAIPKLAGGRNHLTDIPGQVPSPLDYPAGCRFQDRCPDVFERCRTQDPDLVTCGKDHLAACFLVYPDKGA from the coding sequence ATGAAAGCGCTGCTTTCCGTAGACAATCTGGCGATTGAATTTGCCACAGATGAGGGCGTGATCCGGGCCGTGGACGGGGTGTCATTTGCCATCCGCGCAGGGGAAAGCCTCGGGCTGGTGGGGGAATCCGGGTGCGGCAAATCCGTGACCGCCCTGGGATTGATCCGGCTGATTGCCTCCCCGCCGGGCCGGATTGTGTCCGGGTCTGTTCATTTTGACGGCAGGGAGTTGCTGCAGATCAACACCCGGGATCTGCGGGCGGTGCGCGGAAATGAAATCAGCATGATTTTCCAGGAACCGCTTTCCGCGCTTTCCCCCCTCCACCGCATCGGCCGGCAGCTCACAGAGGCCATTGGTTTCCACCACCGGATGTCCAAAAAAGCCGCCCGGGAATATGCCGTATCCTGGCTGCAAAAGGTGGGTATACCGGATGCGCAGTCCCGGATGGATGCCTACCCCTTTCAGCTTTCCGGGGGCATGCAGCAACGGGTGATGATCGCCATGGCCCTGATGCTGTCGCCCAAACTCGTGATCGCAGACGAGCCCACCACCGCCCTGGATGTGACCACCCAGGCCCAGATTTTTGCCAAGATCCGGGAGATGAAGGAAAACCGCACATCGCTTTTGCTCATCACTCATGACATGGGTGTTGTCTGGGAAATGTGCGACCGGGTCATTGTGATGTATGCCTCGCGCATCGTGGAAACCGCAGACATTGAAACCCTTTTTGCCGCACCCGCCCATCCCTATACCCGGGGACTGATGGCTGCCATTCCGAAACTGGCCGGCGGCCGAAATCATTTGACTGACATACCCGGCCAGGTCCCGTCACCGCTGGATTATCCGGCCGGATGCCGGTTTCAGGACCGCTGCCCGGATGTGTTTGAGCGGTGCCGCACCCAGGATCCCGACCTGGTGACCTGCGGCAAAGACCATCTGGCGGCTTGCTTTCTGGTCTATCCGGACAAGGGGGCCTGA
- a CDS encoding ABC transporter ATP-binding protein has translation MRKKTAPNPADAWDPAREFLLEVLDLRTWFETKKGLLSGKSQRIRAVDGVSFCLEQNQTLGLVGESGCGKTTLGRTLLGLEAASAGDVRFRGRPLLHLSRKQMDQMRRHLQVVFQDPVSSLNPRMNVMDIITEGLERFGMLEGTKQEHARRLLAEVGLDKAMIYRFPHEFSGGQRQRINIARAVSLRPDLVICDEAVSALDVSIQAQVINLLLNLQETHHLSYLFISHDLGVVSNIADQVAVMYLGRIVEIGATAQIIGEPCHPYTQMLIAALPVAGQKRAESAQVKGETPSPADPPPGCHFHPRCPKAIAVCRDTAPDQIRLRDRTVCCHLYA, from the coding sequence ATGAGAAAAAAAACCGCCCCAAATCCGGCCGACGCATGGGATCCGGCCCGGGAGTTTCTGCTGGAGGTCTTGGATCTGAGAACCTGGTTTGAGACGAAAAAGGGATTGCTTTCGGGAAAATCCCAGCGCATCCGGGCTGTGGACGGGGTGAGTTTCTGCCTGGAGCAGAATCAGACACTGGGCCTGGTGGGCGAGTCTGGCTGCGGCAAGACCACCCTGGGCCGAACCCTGCTGGGGCTGGAAGCGGCTTCGGCCGGTGATGTGCGCTTCCGGGGCCGGCCTCTGCTTCACCTGTCCCGCAAGCAGATGGATCAGATGCGCCGCCACCTGCAGGTGGTGTTCCAGGATCCGGTTTCCTCGCTGAATCCGCGCATGAATGTCATGGATATTATCACCGAAGGGCTGGAGAGATTCGGCATGCTCGAAGGCACCAAACAGGAGCACGCCCGCAGGCTGCTGGCGGAAGTGGGACTTGACAAGGCCATGATTTATCGTTTTCCCCACGAGTTTTCCGGCGGTCAGCGCCAGCGGATCAATATCGCCCGGGCGGTTTCCCTGCGGCCGGACCTGGTGATCTGTGATGAGGCGGTCAGCGCCCTGGATGTTTCTATCCAGGCCCAGGTGATCAACTTGCTGCTGAACCTGCAGGAAACCCACCATCTCTCCTATTTGTTTATTTCCCATGATCTGGGCGTGGTCAGCAATATTGCCGACCAGGTGGCGGTGATGTATCTGGGCCGGATTGTGGAAATCGGCGCCACGGCGCAGATCATCGGAGAACCCTGCCATCCTTACACGCAAATGCTCATTGCCGCACTTCCGGTGGCCGGGCAAAAGCGGGCTGAATCCGCACAGGTCAAAGGCGAGACCCCGTCGCCGGCTGATCCCCCGCCGGGCTGCCATTTTCATCCCCGCTGCCCGAAAGCAATAGCGGTGTGCCGGGACACCGCGCCCGATCAGATCCGGTTGCGGGATCGCACCGTGTGCTGCCATTTGTATGCATGA